A genomic region of Zea mays cultivar B73 chromosome 6, Zm-B73-REFERENCE-NAM-5.0, whole genome shotgun sequence contains the following coding sequences:
- the LOC100280280 gene encoding Mitochondrial-processing peptidase subunit alpha (The RefSeq protein has 1 substitution compared to this genomic sequence) — MYRAAGSHLRSLKHHGASRLASTSVAKQSSGGLFSWLLGGKSSELPPLDVPLPGISIPSPLPDFVEPSKTKVTTLPNGVKIASETSSSPAASVGLYIDCGSIYETPASSGVSHLLERMAFKSTVNRTHLRLVREVEAIGGNVSASASREQMSYTYDALKSYTPEMVEVLIDSVRNPAFLDWEVKEQLQNIKSEIADASANPQGLLLEALHSVGYSGALAKPLMASESAVNRLDVSSLEEFVAEHYTAPRMVLAASGVDHDALISVVEPLLSDLPCAKRPEEPKSVYVGGDYRCQADSPNTHIALAFEVPGGWNQEKTAMVVTVLQMLMGGGGSFSAGGPGKGMHSRLYLRVLTNFQQIESFSAFNSVYNNSGLFGIYAVTSPDFSSKAVDLAAGELLEIATPGKVTQEQLDRAKEATKSAVLMNLESRSIASEDIGRQVLTYGERKPIEYFLKTVEEITLNDILSTAKEMMSTPLTMASWGDVIHVPSYESVSRKFHSK, encoded by the exons ATGTACCGCGCCGCCGGGAGCCACCTCCGCTCCCTCAAG CATCATGGTGCTTCTAGGCTTGCCAGTACAAGTGTTGCGAAGCAGTCCTCAGGTGGTCTGTTCAGCTGGCTTCTTGGTGGAAAATCAAGCGAACTCCCTCCCCTTGATGTTCCACTCCCAGGCATTAGCATTCCCTCACCTCTACCAGATTTTGTAGAGCCATCTAAGACAAAAGTCACTACTCTTCCAAATGGCGTCAAGATCGCCTCGGAGACATCATCG AGCCCAGCAGCATCTGTGGGTCTGTACATTGACTGTGGTTCCATTTACGAAACACCTGCTTCATCTGGAGTATCACATCTGTTGGAGAGAATGGCCTTCAAGAGCACAGTGAATCGGACTCACTTACGGTTAGTTCGTGAGGTAGAAGCCATTGGAGGAAATGTCTCTGCATCAGCTTCCCGTGAACAAATGAGCTATACCTATGATGCATTGAAGAGCTATACACCAGAAATGGTTGAAGTTCTCATTGACAGTGTGAGGAATCCAGCATTCCTCGATTGGGAGGTCAAAGAGCAG CTCCAGAACATAAAATCTGAAATAGCTGATGCGTCTGCTAATCCTCAAGGTCTACTTCTGGAGGCCCTTCATTCGGTTGGATATTCCGGGGCACTGGCAAAACCTTTGATGGCTTCAGAATCTGCTGTAAACCGGTTGGATGTTAGCAGCTTGGAGGAATTTGTTGCT GAACATTACACTGCTCCCAGGATGGTTCTTGCAGCATCAGGAGTTGATCATGATGCGCTGATTTCAGTTGTAGAACCACTTCTGTCTGACCTTCCGTGCGTGAAACGTCCTGAAGAGCCAAAATCTGTGTACGTGGGAGGAGACTATCGCTGCCAAGCAGATTCTCCA AACACACACATCGCACTTGCTTTTGAGGTGCCAGGTGGTTGGAATCAAGAGAAAACTGCAATGGTTGTGACAGTGCTTCAG ATGCTCATGGGAGGAGGAGGGTCCTTCTCTGCTGGTGGGCCTGGAAAGGGAATGCATTCTCGATTGT ATCTCCGTGTCTTGACCAACTTCCAACAGATTGAATCATTCTCTGCTTTCAATAGCGTCTATAACAATTCGGGCCTTTTTGGAATTTATGCAGTCACT AGCCCAGACTTTTCATCGAAGGCTGTGGATTTGGCAGCAGGGGAACTCCTGGAGATTGCGACACCTGGAAAAG TTACACAAGAACAACTTGATCGTGCTAAAGAGGCAACCAAATCTGCAGTTCTGATGAACTTGGAATCAAGG TCTATAGCATCTGAAGATATTGGAAGACAGGTTCTTACTTATGGGGAAAG GAAGCCCATCGAGTATTTCCTGAAAACAGTTGAGGAGATCACTTTGAATGACATTTTGTCAACCGCAAAGGAGATGATGTCTACACCACTCACAATGGCATCGTGGGGCGACG TTATTCATGTTCCTAGCTACGAGTCTGTTAGCCGCAAGTTTCACTCGAAGTGA
- the LOC100194088 gene encoding uncharacterized protein LOC100194088, with amino-acid sequence MVDLDEPLDAAVTAEKGKAALQRLLEADPALFLSPSADLAAAARAASQHIYSSLVPLYPAQPPPLPTLLTDPAFDAEQIWSQIELLARPLLPQLGRQLRRIVQQPSSQQPPLKMPAVAEGEQLEEDGESSDSEELKNAEELEGTEDGEELEGTDDEEEMGDKEEEEAELDGRGGNGVEDEFLKIDELTEFLEKGEEEEYGDGAKRREKSVKNWMVESDTEDEDEDQLDLEDFEDDDEDGEAGGGDILYEDFFENGHNKQAKKRDGSTKKVQFKDEAHEVELHDSENDDGNDEQEHGLSTHEKERLKMRTKIEQMEKANLEPSTWTMQGEVTASRRPKNSALEVDLDFEHNVRPAPVITEEVTASLEEMIKKRIAESHFDDVEKPSLLPSKAPKEHKELDETKSKKGLAELYEDDYAQKAGIAPAPLSISDELKEEANTLFKRICLKLDALSHFHFAPKPVIEDMSVQANVPALAMEEIAPVAVSDAAMLAPEEIFEGKGDVKEEGELTQAERKRRRANKKRRYAASHKERTAPAKLQKD; translated from the exons ATGGTGGACTTGGACGAGCCGCTCGATGCGGCTGTAACTGCGGAGAAGGGCAAGGCGGCGCTACAACGGTTACTTGAGGCTGACCCTGCACTCTTCCTCTCCCCCTCTGCggaccttgctgctgccgcccgaGCGGCCTCGCAGCACATCTACTCCTCACTGGTGCCACTCTACCCTGCTCAGCCTCCACCGCTCCCTACCCTCCTCACGGACCCTGCCTTCGATGCCGAGCAGATTTGGTCCCAGATCGAGCTGCTTGCCCGCCCACTCCTCCCTCAGCTGGGCCGCCAGCTCCGTCGCATCGTGCAGCAACCCTCCTCGCAACAGCCTCCTTTGAAAATGCCTGCTGTCGCGGAGGGTGAGCAGTTGGAGGAGGATGGAGAAAGTAGCGATtcagaggaattgaagaatgcggAGGAGTTGGAGGGGACAGAGGATGGGGAGGAGTTGGAGGGGACAGACGATGAGGAGGAAATGGGTGACAAGGAGGAGGAAGAAGCGGAGCTGGATGGGAGAGGAGGGAATGGTGTGGAGGATGAATTCCTGAAGATAGATGAATTGACGGAGTTCCTGGAGAAGGGTGAAGAAGAGGAGTATGGTGATGGAGCCAAACGGAGAGAGAAGTCAGTGAAAAACTGGATGGTTGAGAGTGACACTGAGgatgaagatgaggatcaatTGGAT TTAGAAGATTTTGAGGATGATGACGAGGATGGTGAAGCAGGCGGTGGAGATATTCT GTATGAAGATTTTTTTGAGAATGGACACAACAAGCAAGCTAAGAAGAGAGATGGTTCCACAAAGAAAGTTCAATTCAAGGATGAAGCACATGAAGTTGAACTCCATGACAGTGAGAATGATGATGGAAAT GATGAACAAGAACATGGTCTCTCAACTCACGAAAAGGAGCGTCTGAAGATGCGTACTAAAATAGAGCAAATGGAGAAAGCTAATCTTGAACCCAGCACGTGGACCATGCAGGGAGAG GTTACTGCTTCTAGGAGGCCCAAAAACAGTGCCCTAGAAGTGGACCTTGATTTTGAGCACAATGTAAGACCTGCCCCTGTAATAACCGAGGAAGTGACAGCTTCCCTTGAAGAAATGATAAAGAAAAGAATCGCAGAG AGTCATTTTGATGATGTTGAGAAGCCGTCTCTCTTGCCATCTAAAGCTCCAAAGGAGCACAAGGAACTG GATGAAACTAAGAGCAAGAAGGGTCTTGCTGAACTGTATGAG GATGACTATGCACAAAAAGCAGGCATTGCACCTGCCCCACTTTCTATTTCAGATGAACTAAAGGAAGAG GCAAATACTTTATTTAAGAGGATATGTTTGAAATTGGATGCGCTATCGCATTTCCACTTTGCTCCAAAGCCA GTCATTGAGGATATGTCTGTGCAAGCAAATGTGCCTGCTTTAGCCATGGAAGAG ATTGCACCTGTAGCTGTTTCGGATGCTGCAATGCTTGCCCCTGAAGAGATATTTGAAGGAAAAGGTGATGTTAAGGAAGAGGGGGAACTTACACAGGCTGAGCGCAAGAGAAGAAGAGCTAACAAGAAAAGGAGATATGCAG CATCCCATAAGGAGAGGACAGCGCCAGCCAAGTTGCAGAAAGATTAA